The sequence below is a genomic window from Nitrospinota bacterium.
GTTGCGCGTGATGCGTCACAGCAGGTATTCCGATTTAATGGCCGCCCCGATGAACGCCGTGAAGAGCGGGTGCGGGTTCAGCGGCGACGATTTGAACTCGGGGTGGAACTGGCCGGAAAGGAACCAAGGGTGGTCCTTGATCTCGACGATCTCCACCAGGTTGCCGTCCGGCGAAAGGCCGCTGATGACCAGCCCCGCCTCTTCGAGCTGCATCCGGTACTTGTTGTTGAATTCGTAGCGGTGCCGGTGCCGTTCGTTGATTTCCTCGGCGCCGTAGGCGCGGTGGGCGTGGCTGTTCTTGCGCAGGATGCAGGGGTAGTTTCCCAGCCTCATGGTGCCGCCCATCACCCGCCCTTTCTGGTCCGGCATCAGGTCGATCACCGAATGTTTGCCGTCCGGCGCGAATTCGCTGCTGCTGGCATCCTTGATGCCGCAGACGTTGCGGGCGTATTCGATAACCACGCAGTGCATGCCGAGGCAGATGCCGAAGAAAGGGATTTTCCGTTCGCGCGCGAGGCGCACGGCGGTGATTTTCCCTTCCGCGCCGCGGGTACCGAATCCGCCCGGCACCAAAATGCCGCCGCAACCGGCGAAAACGGTTTCGGCGTTTTCCCATGTCACCTGTTCGCTGTCGATCCAGCGGATGTCGATGCCGGAGTTGTTCGCTATGCCGCCGTGGGTGAGCGCCTCCGCGAGGCTTTTGTACGATTCCTGCAATTCGACGTATTTGCCGGCCACCGCGATGGTTACCCGCTGCGGCGGGCGCAGCACGGTGTCGACGATCCGCCGCCACTGCGCGGGATCCTTCTTTTCCACTTTAATATCGAGCAGGTGCATGAGGATTTCATCAACCCGTTCCTCATGGAACACCAGCGGCAGTTCATAGATGCTTTTCACGTCGATGGCGTTTATCACCCGCTCGTGCCGCACGTTGCAAAAGAGAGATATTTTCTTTTTCATCTCGTCCGGGATCGGTATTTCGGTGCGGCAGAGCAAGAGGTCGGGCTGGATGCCGATCTCGCGCAGTTCTTTCACCGAGTGCTGTGTCGGCTTGCTTTTCAGCTCGTGGGCGGATTTGATATACGGCACCAGCGCCACATGGATATACGCGATGTCCCGTTCCCCCACGTCGAACTTGAATTGGCGGATTGCTTCGAGGAATGGAAGCGATTCGATGTCGCCGACGGTGCCGCCGATTTCGCAGATAATAATGTCGTACCCTTTGGCGGCATCATGGATCCGTTTTTTGATTTCATCAGTGATGTGCGGGATGACCTGCACCGTTTTGCCCAGGTATTTCCCTTCGCGTTCGGCGCGGATGACGGTGTCGTAAATTCTGCCGGTGGTGACGTTGTTGACTTTTCCCATCCGGGTGGTGACGAAGCGTTCGTAGTGGCCGAGATCGAGGTCGGTTTCGGCGCCGTCGTCGGTGACGAAAACCTCGCCATGCTGGTAGGGGCTCATGGTTCCTGGATCCACGTTGATATAGGGGTCGAGCTTGATGAAGGTGACTTTCAGCCCGTTGGCCTCCAGCAGCGCGCCGATGGAGGCGGATGAAAGCCCCTTGCCCAGCGATGAAAGAACCCCGCCCGTGACGAATATGAATTTAGACATGCGTCAACGCCTCCGCCCGTTTGAGATCCCCGGGTGTATCGATACCGATGCTGTCTTTGCCGGTTACGATCACCCGTATGTTCACCCCGTTTTGGAGAATCCGGAGTTGTTCCAACTGTTCGGCCTGTTCCAGTATCCCCGGTTCCATCCGGGAGAATTTTATCAAAAACGTCTTGCGATAGACATACAAACCTAAATGTTTGTGGCGGGGGGGATTTTCCAGCTTTCCCCGGTTGTGGGGGATGGGGGCGCGGGAGAAATAGAGCGCGTTTCCCCGGTTGTCCATCACCACCTTGACGGCGTTGGGATTTTCAAATTCCCCGCCGTGCGTGATCGGCACCGCCAGCGTGGCGACATCCAGCGCCGGCTCGTCCAGCAGCGCCTGCACCGCGCGGTCCACCGATGCGGTATCAATCATCGGCTCATCCCCCTGGATATTGACGATGATATCCGCATCGTTTTTTTCGGCCGCCTCGGCGATCCGGTCGGTGCCGCACACATGATCCGGCCTCGTCATGACGGCCTTAAAGCCGCCCTTGACCACCACGTCGAAAATGCGTTGGTCGTCGGTTGCCACCACCGTGTCGTCCACCGTTTTGCATTGTGCGGCGCGCGCGGCGACATGCAGGATGATCTCTTTTCCCTTGAGCAGCGCCAGCGGCTTGCCGGGGAAGCGGGTGGATGCGTAGCGGGCGGGGATGATGGCGAGGACGCGCGGCCGGCTCATGGCTGCATGGCGTACTTTTGCAGCGGTTTGGGAACGTACCATTTCACCGGCCATTCGTAGCCGATGCCCATGGTTGATTCGTGGAGTTCGATCCCTTTGATGCGGGCCGAAACGGCCGGCAGCGCCTCCTCGTAGTAGAGGAACAGGTAGGGCTGTTCTTCCGCCAATATATCCTGGAAGTGGTCGTAGATATTCTTGCGCTCGCTTTGGTCGAATGTGCGGCGGCCCTGTTCAAGCAGGATGTCCACCTCTTCGTTCTTAAAGGAGATGAAGTTCAGTTCCTGCTCTTTCGTCTTGGATGAGTGCCATATCTCGTACTGGTCCGGCTCCGGCCCCGTGGTCCAGCCAAGCAGGCAGACGTCGAAGTTCCGCTTGTTGATGAACTCCTTGAGGAAGCTCGACCACTCGATCACCCGGAATTTCACGCCGATGCCGACGGCTTTCAGCCGTTGCTGGATGATCTCCGCCGCCTTTTTGCGCTTGTCGTTTCCCTGATTGGTGATGATCTCGAACTCAAACCGCTTGCCATCCTTCATCAGGATGCCATCCGTGTCCTTTTGCGTCCAGCCCGCTTCGGCTAGAAGCTGTTGCGCCTTGGCGGAATCGAAGGGATAGGTCTGCACTTTCGGGTTATACATCCAGGTGCCCGGTTTGTAAGGGACGGCGGCCGGCTTGCCAAGCCCCATCAGCGCCCCCTGTATGATCTCGTTTTTGTCCACGGCGTAGGCGATGGCCTTGCGCACCCGCTTGTCCTTGAAGAGCGGGCGCTGGAAATTGTAGCCCATGTAGGTGTAGGCGTTAGCCACGTACTTGAACTTCTGGAAATTTTTCTCGAACTCCGCGTTATTGGTCTGGCGGGCGTACTGGACGGGGTTCAACGCCATCATGTCGATGGAACCGGCCTTGAGTTCGAGGAACTGCGTGGCGCTGTCCGGCACGATCCGGTAGGCGTAGCGGGTGAGGTATGGCTCCCCTTTAAAGTACTCCTTATTCGCCTCGAGGATGATCCGCTCTTGGGCGGCCCACTCCACGAACTTGTACGGGCCGGTGCCGACCGGCTTGCGTGAGAGCGGCGAATTGTTGATGTCTTTCCCTTCGAGAAGGTGTTTGGGAAGCACCGGGAGCGAACCCCACGATTCGAGGGCGGGGGCATACGGCTTTTCGTAATGGACGATGAAGGTGTGGTCGTCCGGCGCTTCGGCGCTTTTCACCT
It includes:
- the kdsB gene encoding 3-deoxy-manno-octulosonate cytidylyltransferase; the encoded protein is MSRPRVLAIIPARYASTRFPGKPLALLKGKEIILHVAARAAQCKTVDDTVVATDDQRIFDVVVKGGFKAVMTRPDHVCGTDRIAEAAEKNDADIIVNIQGDEPMIDTASVDRAVQALLDEPALDVATLAVPITHGGEFENPNAVKVVMDNRGNALYFSRAPIPHNRGKLENPPRHKHLGLYVYRKTFLIKFSRMEPGILEQAEQLEQLRILQNGVNIRVIVTGKDSIGIDTPGDLKRAEALTHV
- a CDS encoding CTP synthase, encoding MSKFIFVTGGVLSSLGKGLSSASIGALLEANGLKVTFIKLDPYINVDPGTMSPYQHGEVFVTDDGAETDLDLGHYERFVTTRMGKVNNVTTGRIYDTVIRAEREGKYLGKTVQVIPHITDEIKKRIHDAAKGYDIIICEIGGTVGDIESLPFLEAIRQFKFDVGERDIAYIHVALVPYIKSAHELKSKPTQHSVKELREIGIQPDLLLCRTEIPIPDEMKKKISLFCNVRHERVINAIDVKSIYELPLVFHEERVDEILMHLLDIKVEKKDPAQWRRIVDTVLRPPQRVTIAVAGKYVELQESYKSLAEALTHGGIANNSGIDIRWIDSEQVTWENAETVFAGCGGILVPGGFGTRGAEGKITAVRLARERKIPFFGICLGMHCVVIEYARNVCGIKDASSSEFAPDGKHSVIDLMPDQKGRVMGGTMRLGNYPCILRKNSHAHRAYGAEEINERHRHRYEFNNKYRMQLEEAGLVISGLSPDGNLVEIVEIKDHPWFLSGQFHPEFKSSPLNPHPLFTAFIGAAIKSEYLL
- a CDS encoding peptide-binding protein, with protein sequence MRRALCTAVLLFMTACDSPKVNSGPVPTAASKAPKETPVRGDMLVEASIGDASNLIPMLSADAASMSISGLIYNGLVQYNPKWEIEGDLAESWEIKDSGKTIVFHLRKGVKWHDGAPFTSADVMFGYKTIIQPGTRTAYAEPYMQVKSAEAPDDHTFIVHYEKPYAPALESWGSLPVLPKHLLEGKDINNSPLSRKPVGTGPYKFVEWAAQERIILEANKEYFKGEPYLTRYAYRIVPDSATQFLELKAGSIDMMALNPVQYARQTNNAEFEKNFQKFKYVANAYTYMGYNFQRPLFKDKRVRKAIAYAVDKNEIIQGALMGLGKPAAVPYKPGTWMYNPKVQTYPFDSAKAQQLLAEAGWTQKDTDGILMKDGKRFEFEIITNQGNDKRKKAAEIIQQRLKAVGIGVKFRVIEWSSFLKEFINKRNFDVCLLGWTTGPEPDQYEIWHSSKTKEQELNFISFKNEEVDILLEQGRRTFDQSERKNIYDHFQDILAEEQPYLFLYYEEALPAVSARIKGIELHESTMGIGYEWPVKWYVPKPLQKYAMQP